The following are from one region of the Phormidium sp. PBR-2020 genome:
- a CDS encoding DUF2854 domain-containing protein, with protein sequence MPVLPAFLRQTSLAAIALVVGLSLTIIGFGAYFSGNATLNLAGFFYGIPVLLIGLALKSAELKPAPFTQPTPPEVLELRETQATETQNQVRIDVNRYRYAERAHLLDVLEFLKLSPNDKARPILDGIREEAVDGAYALILEFDSPLLPLNRWQEKREDMEAFFGPGVRVQVQEPEEGFIDVAIIAQPKG encoded by the coding sequence ATGCCTGTTTTACCTGCTTTTTTGCGCCAAACCTCCCTGGCGGCGATCGCCCTGGTGGTGGGGTTGAGTCTGACGATTATTGGCTTTGGGGCCTATTTTTCCGGGAATGCAACCCTGAATCTGGCGGGGTTCTTCTATGGAATCCCGGTTTTGTTGATTGGTTTGGCCCTGAAGTCGGCGGAGTTGAAGCCGGCCCCGTTCACTCAACCGACACCGCCAGAGGTGTTGGAACTGCGGGAGACGCAAGCGACAGAGACTCAGAATCAAGTTCGCATTGATGTCAACCGCTATCGCTATGCGGAACGGGCCCATCTGTTGGATGTGTTGGAATTTCTCAAACTCAGTCCCAATGATAAGGCGCGTCCGATTCTGGATGGGATTCGCGAGGAGGCGGTGGATGGGGCCTATGCCCTGATTTTGGAGTTTGACTCGCCGCTGCTGCCGTTGAACCGCTGGCAGGAGAAACGGGAGGATATGGAGGCCTTTTTTGGTCCTGGGGTGCGGGTACAAGTCCAGGAACCGGAGGAGGGGTTTATTGATGTGGCGATTATTGCTCAGCCGAAGGGGTAA